The Gemmatimonadaceae bacterium genomic sequence GCCGGCGAGAATGCCGCGCGCCGAGGCTTCCTGGATTCCCTTGTCCACGGCCGGGCGGAAGTTGGAGGGAATCACGCCGCCCACGATCCGGTCGACAAAGTGGTAGCCGGCTCCTCGTGGCCGCGGCGCCATGCGGATCCAGCAGTCGCCAAACTGCCCTCGGCCGCCCGACTGCTTCTTGTGCCGCCCCTGCCCCTCACCCTTGCCCACGAGGGTCTCGCGGTAGGGAATGCGTGGCTTGGTCAGCTCGCCCGTGACGTTGTACTTCCGCTTGAGCTTGGCCATGGTGACTTCGAGATGTCGTTCGCCGATGCCCGAGATGATCGTCTCGTGCGTTTCGGCGTTGTAGTGCGTCTCGAAGGTGGGATCCTCGTCGTGCAGCCGATGGAGTCCGGGCTGGAGCTTCTCCTCGTCATTGCGCGACGAGGCGTGCACCGCGAACGCGACCACTGGCTCCGGAAACGGAATCTGCGGCAATCGCACCGGGTGCTCTTTCGTGGAGAGCGTGTCGTTGGTGTGCGTGTTCTTGAGCTTGGCGACGCACCCGATGTCGCCGGCCCGGAGCACCGGCACCTCGTGGCGATCCTTGCCCTGCGCGACGCAAAGGTGTCCCATCTTCTCGACGACGTCGCGCGTCGCGTTGAAGAACTCCTGCCCGTTGGTCACACTCCCTGAGAAGATGCGGAAGTACGAGACCTCGCCCACGTGGGGCTCCGAGTGCGTCTTGAACACCAGCGCCGCAAACGGGTTGGTATCGATCGCGTGGATCTCGACCGTATGATCACCCTCTGCGCCCTTGAACGCATGGATCTCCTCCATGTCGTACGCCGAGGGCATCAGCTGCACCAGCTCGGTGAGGAGGGCGTGCACGCCGATCACGTGCTCGGCGGAGACGGCGAAGAGCGGGTAGAGGTCCATGCGCTTCATGGCCTCCTTCATTCCGTGGATCGCCTCGTCTCGCCCAATCTCCGCGCCCTCGAGGTAGCGCTCGAGCATGGTGTCGTCGGTGGCCGAGATCGCTTCGATCATCTCCTGGTAGTACCGGTCGAACGTCGCCTGCTCTTCGGCGGGAATGTCGGACTCGGTGTAGTCGCCGGTCTTTGACCCGGACTTGTAGAGATAGGCCCGGCGGGAGAAGAGGTTCATCACACCGCGGAACGTGGGTCCAGCCCCGATGGGAATCTCCACGGGAACGACCTTGCCGGTCAGCTTCTCCTTGATCTGCTGGTAGACGCGATCGAAATCCGCGTGCTCCTTGTCCATCATCGAGACGACGAACAGCACTGGATCCTGTCTGGCGCTGGCCTCACGGAACATCTTGATCGTGCCGACTTCTACGCCGGAGGCCGCGCTCACGACGCAGACCACGCCATCGGCCGCCGCGACCCCGGCGATCGCATCGCCCTGGAAGTCGAGATACCCCGGGACGTCGATCAGGTTGACCTTCGTGTCCATCCACTCGGCGAACGCGCAGCCCAGTTCGATGGAGTACCCGCGTTCGATTTCCTCGGGCGTGTGATCGGTCAGCGTAGTTCCGTCCTTGATGTGGCCGTGGCGCTTGCTTGAGCCGGACACGAACGCGAGGGCATCGACCAGCGTGGTCTTGCCGCTCGCGCCGTGTCCGACCACCGCCACGTTTCGAATGTCATTCGCGTGATACTCCCGCATGCGTCGAGTCTCCGTGTTGGGCGTCCTTCCCTCGTGACGCTGTGCGGCGATCGCCAAGGAAGCAAGGGGAACAGGTGGCCGAGGACGGGTCGCGGAGAACCGCCATGGTCACGCGGTGCCGGTTGGCGATCGACCGCCAACCCTCCAGCCACCACTCCATCCGACGGCCAGTCCATCGGGCCGCGCGTCCACCAGGCATCCGATCGACCGCGCATCGCGTTGGCATCCGAAGCCGGGGTGCCCACGAGGGTGCGTCGCGTGGGCATTCTCCCTGACGAGGCCAACCCACGCCGCCTCCCGAAACACTGAGGGCACCCCTTTCGGAGTGCCCTCAGCGCTTGACGATTGATCTGACAAGTCAGAATCGGAATCAGTCTCCTTCGGTGTCGACACCGATGCCATCGGCCGACCGATAGCTGTCGAGGAGCGCGTCGTAGGACGCCCCCCCGGCGACCAGCACGGCGCTGGAGGTGAGGGTGAAGCTGATGGCGCGGCGCGTCCCTTCCGGCCAGTCCGGCATGGACAGTCCCGCCACCAGGCGGCGAATCGAAGGCCCACACTCCGTGAGGAGGTGCGCCGCCGTCTCGGTCAGCACTTCGGAGGGAATGACCAGATCGCGCGTGACGAGCCCCCCCGTCGTTTCATCACGCCAGGCCGCGTCGCCCACCGCACCGCGCTCCGGCCAGAGCGCGACGTGTCGGATCGTCTCCGAACGTTCCGACGGCTCACGCCGAGCCTCCACCGCAGCCGCCAACGCGAGGGCCAGCAGCTCAGCCGTGGGATCGCCATACAGCGTCACCACGTCGCGCGACGGGCGCTCGGAGTTCAGCGGCGACGGCACGGAGTTCACGTGCGCGAGCACCGTCGAGTGTTCGGGGCGTTCCTCGAGCATCACGAGAACGTCCATCACCCCTCCTCTCGGAAAGCCGGCCTGGCGCCGCCCTGTGCGCCGCCTTCACCGGGTGTACTTACTGGCAAGACCCCGCCAGTTGCCATTCGGACACTTCACCAGCAAGCGTCGTTCCGCCGCCCACGACAACCTCACCAACTCTTCATGCGGCTCCTTCAGCAACGACACGACGCCACCCGTGATCCCCGGACGCGGGACAAAGTGTCCCGCGGCACCACGACCGACGTGGGAGCTGCCGGCCATCTGCCGTCGCGCGTCAGGAGGGGCTTGGTGCTCCAGCCGCTGATGGCCAAGCCGGTAGCTGGCGGCGCTGCGCCCAATGCGCGGTCGGCGGCCTTCGGCCCGTAGCGCAGGTCCGACCACCGCGCGCCGACGCGCGGGCCGTCGCGATCGGATCGGGGCGCGGTGGTGAGCGCACGGCACCGTTTCAATCGCATTGCGTTGCTACGCTTGCCACAGGGTTGCGCGCGCCAATATTCAGAGCGGCGTCGCCTTCCCCCCTTTGACTGCTTGTGAATGGAGACAGATCGCCAGAGCCGCATCCTCGTCGTGGAAGACCGGCGTGAGGTACTTGACGTCCTTGAGCGGACGCTCACGGACCAGGGTTACGACGTGGTCACCGCGACGGATGGCGAAACGGCCATGGTCGTGGCGCTCGACCTCAGCCCTGACCTTCTCATTCTCGACGTCGGGCTACCCAGGAAGAGCGGACTTGAGGTTGCGCGCGAGCTGCGCGCACGTGGCTTCTACGCCCCCGTCCTGATGTTGACTGCGCTCGACACCATCACCGACAAGGTGTCGGGGCTGGACGCGGGCGCCGACGACTACATCGCCAAGCCCTTCGACTTCGAGGAACTCCTCGCGCGTGTGCGGGCGCTCCTCCGCCGTGCGGCCCTCAAGGCCGAGGCTGCTCTGCTTCGCGTGGCGAACCTCTCCGTGAATCCGCTGAGCCGCGAGGTGAAACGCGGCGAACGCGTCATTTCACTCACGCAAAAGGAATACGCGCTGCTCGAGTACCTCGTGCGTCACGCCGGCCGCGCGATGTCACGAGAGCAGATCTCGAAGAATGTCTGGAAACAGGACCTCGACCCGACCACCAACATCGTCGACGTCTACATCAACTACCTGCGCAAGAAGGTGGACCAGGAATCAGAACCAGCCCTGGTCCAAACAGTGCGTGGGGTCGGGTACATGATCAAACCGGACGCCTGAACGACCAAACAGGACGCCTGAACCGCCGATCGAGCCCGGCCATTCGACG encodes the following:
- a CDS encoding elongation factor G encodes the protein MREYHANDIRNVAVVGHGASGKTTLVDALAFVSGSSKRHGHIKDGTTLTDHTPEEIERGYSIELGCAFAEWMDTKVNLIDVPGYLDFQGDAIAGVAAADGVVCVVSAASGVEVGTIKMFREASARQDPVLFVVSMMDKEHADFDRVYQQIKEKLTGKVVPVEIPIGAGPTFRGVMNLFSRRAYLYKSGSKTGDYTESDIPAEEQATFDRYYQEMIEAISATDDTMLERYLEGAEIGRDEAIHGMKEAMKRMDLYPLFAVSAEHVIGVHALLTELVQLMPSAYDMEEIHAFKGAEGDHTVEIHAIDTNPFAALVFKTHSEPHVGEVSYFRIFSGSVTNGQEFFNATRDVVEKMGHLCVAQGKDRHEVPVLRAGDIGCVAKLKNTHTNDTLSTKEHPVRLPQIPFPEPVVAFAVHASSRNDEEKLQPGLHRLHDEDPTFETHYNAETHETIISGIGERHLEVTMAKLKRKYNVTGELTKPRIPYRETLVGKGEGQGRHKKQSGGRGQFGDCWIRMAPRPRGAGYHFVDRIVGGVIPSNFRPAVDKGIQEASARGILAGYPLVDFEVELFDGSYHSVDSNEMSFKMAGILAFRTVSPKCKPVLLEPLDEVEIRVPDAYMGDVMGDLNQRRGRIMGTDSQGDGTGAVVKAIVPQAELHLYATELNSITHGYGSYARKFHAYEQMPGDAAQRVIADAARNKKDEELAE
- a CDS encoding response regulator transcription factor, whose translation is METDRQSRILVVEDRREVLDVLERTLTDQGYDVVTATDGETAMVVALDLSPDLLILDVGLPRKSGLEVARELRARGFYAPVLMLTALDTITDKVSGLDAGADDYIAKPFDFEELLARVRALLRRAALKAEAALLRVANLSVNPLSREVKRGERVISLTQKEYALLEYLVRHAGRAMSREQISKNVWKQDLDPTTNIVDVYINYLRKKVDQESEPALVQTVRGVGYMIKPDA